The Methanocaldococcus infernus ME region TATAGCTCCTTCTAATATCATGTTTATCCCTCTACAAAGCTGTTATTCCTAAGGAATACTCTTTAAATTTCTCATGATTTAGGACATCTTCAGCCTTTCCTTCTAAAGCTACTCTACCACTTACAAACATATAGCCAAAGTCACTAATCTCCAAGGCTCTCTTTGCATTCTGCTCAACAAGTAGAACTGTTATTCCATACTCATCTCTCATCTCAGTAATCTTACTAAAGATGACTTCAGCCAACTTTGGAGAAAGCTGAGCTGTTGGCTCATCTAACATTAAGACATTGGCATCTCTAACAATTGCCATAGCCATGGCTAAAAATTGTCTTTGTCCTCCACTTAGAGAGCCAGCCTTTCTTTTAAGTAAGTCTCTAAGCTCTGGGAAGACATTTAAAGCTAATTCTATCCTCTCTTTAAGCTTCTCCTTTGGTAAGATATAGCCAGCTATTTTTAAGTTCTCCTCAACTGTTAAATTGGAGAAGACATTATTAGTTTGTGGTAAGAAAGCTATACCCATTCTCGCTTTCTTGTAGGGGGGAACTTTCTCTATATTCTTATTTTTGTATATGATTTCTCCTGGGTATATTGTAGTTAATCCAAATAAGGTTTTTAAAAATGTTGATTTCCCACTACCATTAGGGCCTACAATTGTAGTTATCTTCCTCTCTCTAATCTTGGCATTAACATCAAATAGGATTTGTAATTTCCCATAGCCAGCATTTAGATTTTTAACATCAATCATAAGAGCCACCCATGTAGATCTCAACAACTTTTGGATCTTTAATAACCTCTTCAACCTCTTTCCCTTTCCCTTCAGCTATAATTTTACCATTAAACATAACATAGAGATGGTCAATATATCTAAGAACAATGTCAAGCCTATGCTCAATAACAAGAAAAGTTATTCCCTTCTTCTTTAACTCCAATATGTGGTTAAAGATATCATGAGCCAATCCTGGAGCTACTCCAGCAATA contains the following coding sequences:
- a CDS encoding branched-chain amino acid ABC transporter ATP-binding protein, with translation MIDVKNLNAGYGKLQILFDVNAKIRERKITTIVGPNGSGKSTFLKTLFGLTTIYPGEIIYKNKNIEKVPPYKKARMGIAFLPQTNNVFSNLTVEENLKIAGYILPKEKLKERIELALNVFPELRDLLKRKAGSLSGGQRQFLAMAMAIVRDANVLMLDEPTAQLSPKLAEVIFSKITEMRDEYGITVLLVEQNAKRALEISDFGYMFVSGRVALEGKAEDVLNHEKFKEYSLGITAL